In the Chryseobacterium sp. MYb264 genome, one interval contains:
- a CDS encoding tyrosinase family protein encodes MKFILQINGSESDKAEYVGWTPAKCTLSIDGYTGDLPMPVTITPEYKNKDGRIDLYLNNSPSELPVQKIEHDFQTKNELVFYVAGKFGHPSVAEKDTFILVKSNNSDLELKKDIMVRVRKNANKLSDDEITLFLKTFVDLSSRPTRESYNGRFTVTPSSLLDEIVLMHTYDAQFEIHSRESFHPWHRAYLMHLEREMQNVRQEVTIPYWKFDDKAENVFTEKFIGKIKKCTPDENDQSFDDSMPEFSPDNPMFPYIDHTIWGPLTRSYRDTDPAEGKSNPKISDESDIISYSDEFIRWCTFEERKSHNPAHNAFNGRVVDVGKDPVDPLFFLMHSNVDRLWALWQHTYDRFDAEHSKTYPLPYSYEGLAGEKWTDANPKKFDLRAGFFKADSYDLGNFADDELWPWGLYRGSKKDELTGEDKDAIHRLSRPWRKYAESGYGGAVVPELFLKFPESPISIYPQEPPRVKDTIDYQGRMDLKSTLGFDYDCIPYFNKDNTLLASTPYITREQYNKAFLNKKLTVEERLESAKSALIFSKNDNAAVLSIISDKNENSKIRLQAVKLSDETSEVFLDIALKVLKEETSSIDGVVESNKIEFVSEIIHTIFTAKRSNRSFASRRPFFFDILRGLLYCNNVTLRRQAFEILASQGDGKVEEILYAQVQNELKNENDYSALISTVDALFLLRQNPKNQHTGIFYKLAEESQNTEIRKAAIAGLDNAPEYEDYLREIVKNKSEGFEIRWAGAKSLRHLDAEAMNDLAVKIVAKPEGEDGDGMKLFRNSNPDPDEVDFKAGLLNMLTFTGDVSRMRENENLKSILKEVIDPSAGNKANFRSSFEVFAAEPLSSEPTIIEQMAARLLDRIEGTNHE; translated from the coding sequence ATGAAATTTATACTACAAATAAACGGGTCTGAATCTGATAAGGCTGAATATGTGGGTTGGACACCTGCAAAGTGTACTCTGTCGATAGATGGCTATACCGGAGATTTACCAATGCCTGTAACCATTACCCCAGAATACAAAAATAAAGATGGGCGGATTGACTTATATCTAAATAACTCACCCAGTGAACTTCCAGTTCAAAAAATCGAACATGATTTTCAAACTAAGAATGAATTAGTGTTTTATGTCGCTGGGAAATTCGGGCATCCTAGTGTGGCGGAAAAAGATACGTTCATTCTTGTGAAATCCAATAACTCAGACCTTGAATTAAAGAAAGATATTATGGTTCGGGTTCGCAAGAATGCAAATAAACTTAGTGATGATGAAATTACTTTATTTTTAAAAACATTTGTAGATCTTAGCTCCCGCCCCACACGTGAATCTTATAATGGAAGATTTACAGTAACGCCATCAAGCCTATTAGATGAAATAGTATTGATGCATACTTACGATGCACAATTTGAAATTCATAGCCGCGAGTCCTTTCACCCTTGGCATCGTGCATACCTTATGCACCTAGAGCGAGAAATGCAAAATGTAAGGCAGGAAGTAACCATTCCATATTGGAAATTTGATGATAAAGCAGAAAATGTTTTTACGGAGAAATTTATTGGAAAAATAAAGAAATGTACTCCAGATGAAAATGATCAGTCTTTTGATGACAGTATGCCTGAATTTAGTCCTGACAATCCAATGTTTCCCTATATAGACCATACTATATGGGGGCCATTAACAAGATCATATCGTGATACAGATCCTGCTGAAGGAAAATCAAATCCTAAAATAAGTGATGAATCAGACATTATTAGTTATTCAGACGAATTTATAAGATGGTGCACTTTTGAAGAGCGGAAATCACATAATCCCGCTCATAATGCTTTTAATGGAAGAGTTGTTGATGTTGGCAAAGATCCTGTGGATCCCTTGTTTTTTCTCATGCACAGTAATGTGGACAGACTCTGGGCTCTTTGGCAACACACTTATGATCGTTTTGATGCAGAGCATTCAAAGACGTATCCGCTTCCTTATTCATATGAAGGCTTAGCTGGAGAAAAATGGACTGATGCGAATCCTAAAAAATTTGATCTTCGTGCAGGATTTTTCAAAGCTGATAGTTATGATCTTGGCAACTTTGCAGATGACGAACTATGGCCTTGGGGATTGTATAGAGGATCAAAAAAAGATGAATTAACAGGTGAGGATAAAGATGCCATTCATCGGCTTAGTCGTCCTTGGAGAAAATACGCAGAAAGTGGTTATGGTGGTGCGGTAGTACCTGAACTTTTTTTAAAATTTCCTGAGTCACCTATATCTATTTATCCACAAGAACCACCAAGAGTCAAAGATACAATTGATTACCAAGGTAGAATGGATTTAAAATCTACATTAGGATTTGATTATGATTGTATTCCATATTTTAATAAAGATAATACATTGTTGGCTTCGACACCATATATTACCCGAGAACAATATAATAAGGCTTTCCTAAATAAAAAGCTTACTGTTGAGGAGCGATTGGAATCTGCAAAGTCCGCATTGATTTTTAGCAAAAACGACAATGCCGCTGTTTTATCAATTATTTCAGATAAAAATGAAAATAGTAAAATAAGATTGCAAGCTGTAAAACTCAGCGATGAAACAAGTGAAGTATTTTTAGATATTGCATTAAAAGTACTCAAGGAAGAAACATCATCTATTGATGGGGTGGTAGAATCTAATAAGATAGAATTTGTTTCTGAAATAATACACACGATTTTCACTGCTAAAAGGTCTAATCGAAGTTTTGCGTCCCGCAGACCGTTTTTCTTTGATATATTGAGAGGATTGTTGTATTGTAATAATGTAACACTTCGCAGACAGGCATTTGAAATACTTGCTTCTCAAGGGGATGGTAAAGTAGAAGAAATTTTATACGCTCAGGTTCAAAATGAACTTAAAAATGAAAATGATTATAGTGCCTTAATCTCAACTGTTGATGCTCTCTTTTTACTCAGACAAAACCCAAAGAACCAACATACAGGAATATTTTACAAATTAGCTGAAGAGAGTCAGAATACTGAAATAAGGAAAGCCGCAATAGCAGGTTTGGATAATGCCCCTGAGTATGAAGATTATCTTAGGGAGATTGTCAAAAATAAATCAGAAGGTTTTGAAATTAGATGGGCTGGCGCAAAGTCCCTGCGCCATTTAGATGCTGAAGCTATGAATGATCTAGCCGTTAAAATTGTTGCAAAACCAGAAGGAGAAGACGGTGATGGTATGAAATTATTCAGGAACAGTAACCCCGATCCGGACGAAGTGGACTTTAAAGCTGGACTATTAAATATGCTTACTTTCACAGGTGATGTAAGCAGAATGAGAGAAAATGAAAATCTGAAAAGTATATTGAAAGAGGTGATAGATCCATCCGCTGGCAATAAGGCAAATTTTCGCAGTTCATTTGAAGTTTTTGCTGCCGAGCCACTTTCATCAGAGCCAACTATCATAGAACAGATGGCAGCCAGGCTACTAGACAGAATTGAGGGGACCAACCACGAGTAA
- a CDS encoding SCO family protein, translating to MSNIQLTKDTSEDEIGKVLDSIRSGELSRNLLVELLSERHAVYSERPGYQMIRIKGYALASFAEVGLPDSAINFVLDELQNGRNAYMVAAAARGLCGSKRPKAQYANFLIQAVNNLRYHDDSLDLTQFRPEWPLRHPSSGKLEIFRALQWLRGYAKVTLPELNSFLNNNIDFNPEIRKEIQATINAIESDDRELDLSCCEVDGRTDTKTSWLWKRARTISNIEDLEVQNEVGRTRPLKDVIDHKPTVIAFFYTRCMNPNKCTLTINKMGWLQKALMKKGLEDKVTLIAFTYDPTYDDPAKMHTFGENRGITFGSNTHLLRTRPEDFDLLSDFFQLGVNHVSSMVNQHRLELYMLDQNGHIKTTYTRLQWDVEKVTQDLDVLINKSSKNKWLLKITNSIQQVAFPILVAFFPKCPFCWAAYLSALGISGIQTIPYSPWIAPLIILVMIFNLVVLYRKSKVRNGLIPFWISLAGVLMVSSGYLLSVLPIAIPGIILIFIGAILNSLSYKHWSKICFLAMSIFHRLPGTKNSMN from the coding sequence ATGAGTAATATTCAACTAACAAAAGATACCTCTGAAGATGAGATTGGAAAGGTACTGGACAGCATTCGCAGTGGCGAGCTGTCCAGAAACCTTTTGGTGGAACTTTTGTCTGAGCGGCACGCTGTGTATAGTGAACGTCCAGGCTACCAGATGATCCGGATAAAAGGATATGCCCTAGCTTCGTTTGCAGAAGTCGGGTTACCCGATTCTGCCATCAACTTTGTTTTGGATGAATTACAAAATGGGCGAAACGCTTATATGGTTGCTGCAGCAGCAAGAGGATTGTGTGGTAGCAAACGACCTAAAGCCCAATATGCTAATTTTTTGATACAGGCTGTAAACAACCTGCGCTATCATGATGATAGCCTAGATCTTACACAGTTTAGACCCGAGTGGCCGTTACGTCATCCATCCAGTGGTAAACTTGAAATTTTCCGTGCATTGCAATGGCTTCGTGGATATGCAAAAGTTACCTTGCCAGAACTCAATAGTTTTTTAAATAATAATATTGATTTTAATCCTGAAATACGGAAAGAAATTCAGGCGACTATTAACGCAATCGAGAGCGATGACCGTGAACTGGACTTGAGTTGTTGTGAGGTAGATGGGCGAACTGATACAAAAACTTCGTGGCTGTGGAAGCGTGCACGAACAATAAGCAACATTGAAGACTTGGAAGTCCAAAATGAAGTTGGAAGAACCAGACCACTGAAAGATGTCATTGATCATAAACCTACGGTAATAGCCTTTTTTTATACCCGCTGCATGAACCCTAACAAGTGTACCCTAACCATAAATAAAATGGGATGGCTGCAAAAGGCATTAATGAAAAAAGGATTAGAAGATAAAGTAACACTCATTGCTTTCACCTACGATCCGACTTATGATGATCCTGCCAAAATGCATACGTTTGGTGAAAACAGAGGTATTACCTTTGGTTCCAATACACATCTATTAAGAACGCGTCCCGAAGATTTTGACTTACTTTCTGATTTCTTTCAACTAGGTGTAAATCATGTCTCATCTATGGTCAATCAACATAGGCTTGAGCTATACATGCTTGATCAAAACGGGCATATTAAAACAACTTACACTCGTTTACAATGGGATGTGGAAAAAGTAACGCAAGACCTTGATGTACTGATTAATAAATCATCGAAGAATAAGTGGCTACTAAAGATCACAAATAGCATTCAACAAGTAGCTTTTCCTATTTTGGTTGCTTTTTTCCCAAAATGCCCATTTTGCTGGGCTGCTTATCTCAGTGCTTTGGGTATTTCAGGTATCCAAACTATTCCATATAGTCCTTGGATAGCACCGCTGATTATATTGGTCATGATTTTTAACCTTGTCGTACTCTATCGGAAATCAAAAGTAAGAAATGGCTTGATCCCTTTTTGGATAAGTCTTGCCGGAGTCTTAATGGTAAGTTCAGGATATTTACTTTCTGTGCTACCCATAGCTATTCCGGGTATCATACTGATTTTTATCGGAGCTATACTAAATAGTCTTTCATATAAGCATTGGTCAAAAATTTGTTTTCTTGCTATGTCGATCTTTCATAGGCTGCCAGGTACTAAAAATTCTATGAATTAA
- a CDS encoding EndoU domain-containing protein, whose protein sequence is MKGLRELAFGRWLSKFDKGFFNHLEGEFNTELFIKNLPSGFKYTDEVLVSQGGHRGSGIFNGAIDVEKILDPEGVYSMTQLADDVPFKAKISIKYKDGYLVKNAESSMFPKNWDVKRIQEEIAYVYENTVVKGQGVNPASLGKKFKQYKFKDSSGRFDILIEVDDAGNIMNAYPLL, encoded by the coding sequence GTGAAAGGTTTACGTGAATTGGCTTTTGGAAGATGGCTCAGTAAATTTGACAAAGGTTTTTTCAATCATCTTGAAGGAGAGTTTAATACTGAACTTTTTATAAAAAACTTGCCTTCGGGTTTCAAATACACAGATGAAGTCTTAGTTTCCCAAGGAGGACACAGAGGTTCGGGAATCTTCAACGGAGCAATAGACGTAGAGAAAATATTAGACCCTGAAGGAGTTTATTCTATGACACAATTGGCAGATGATGTTCCTTTTAAGGCTAAAATCAGTATAAAATACAAAGATGGTTATTTAGTGAAAAATGCAGAATCTTCTATGTTCCCTAAAAATTGGGACGTTAAAAGAATACAGGAGGAAATAGCATATGTGTATGAAAATACCGTAGTTAAAGGACAAGGAGTAAATCCAGCCTCATTGGGTAAAAAATTTAAACAATATAAGTTCAAAGACTCTTCAGGTAGGTTTGACATATTAATTGAGGTTGATGATGCAGGAAATATTATGAATGCATATCCACTGCTGTAA
- a CDS encoding N-acetylmuramoyl-L-alanine amidase family protein: MHKQNFKIILSFLLILVSQIIFAQKKFTVVLDAGHGGSDHGANRNYADIGRVAEKDVTLAITLKVGAMLEKNKDFKVIYTRKIDEYPSLSDRTNLANRSKADLFVSIHCNSATRNTAYGTETYVQGPDQNDTNLEVAKRENDVIFLDEKDKQTFGSYDASSPESLIALKLQQSKYLESSLLLGGLVEDNFVNKDKRFSRGVFQKNLHVLRMNAMPSVLIETGFINHPEESHYLASDKGQQEISESIYDAIIDYKKAIDRKSGGPVAVKKPEPEKPAEVALKNDFRILLMSAPTKYNDGDPALKGLNYILPIKENGLYKYYYGVTNMASVKDINIKTAKDAGFKNAYAVGFMPNQRLNSGYYTIEVYVGEKLNGNSFIIQTLKDVDRNKESGVFYYTYGKMYTLEDAVKTQKDLEAKGIKNTVIQKVYK; this comes from the coding sequence ATGCACAAACAAAATTTTAAAATAATTTTATCATTTCTTCTTATACTGGTCTCCCAAATCATTTTCGCTCAAAAAAAATTCACAGTGGTTTTAGACGCAGGACACGGGGGCAGCGACCATGGAGCCAACAGGAATTATGCAGACATAGGAAGAGTGGCTGAGAAGGATGTAACCCTTGCCATTACCCTTAAAGTTGGGGCAATGCTTGAAAAAAATAAAGATTTCAAAGTCATTTACACAAGAAAAATAGACGAATACCCGTCATTATCTGACCGAACCAATCTTGCCAACAGAAGTAAAGCAGATCTTTTCGTGTCTATTCACTGTAACTCTGCGACAAGAAATACAGCGTACGGAACTGAAACCTATGTTCAGGGACCCGATCAGAATGACACCAATCTGGAAGTGGCCAAAAGAGAAAATGATGTGATCTTTCTGGATGAAAAAGATAAACAGACATTTGGTTCTTATGATGCAAGCTCTCCGGAATCATTAATTGCCCTGAAACTTCAGCAAAGTAAATACCTGGAGTCTAGTTTATTGCTGGGAGGTTTGGTAGAAGATAATTTTGTAAATAAAGATAAAAGATTCTCCAGGGGAGTTTTTCAGAAAAACCTGCATGTGCTTCGTATGAACGCGATGCCTTCTGTACTTATTGAAACAGGATTTATCAATCATCCCGAGGAGAGCCATTATCTGGCATCAGATAAAGGGCAACAGGAAATTTCAGAAAGCATCTATGATGCTATTATTGATTATAAAAAAGCGATTGACCGAAAATCAGGAGGCCCTGTTGCCGTGAAGAAGCCTGAACCTGAAAAACCGGCGGAGGTTGCTTTAAAAAATGATTTCAGAATTCTTTTAATGAGCGCTCCCACCAAGTATAACGACGGAGATCCTGCTCTTAAAGGACTGAACTATATTCTTCCCATCAAAGAGAATGGCCTGTATAAATATTATTACGGAGTAACCAATATGGCTTCCGTAAAAGATATTAATATTAAAACAGCTAAAGATGCAGGCTTTAAAAATGCCTATGCAGTAGGGTTTATGCCGAATCAGAGACTGAACTCAGGATATTATACAATAGAAGTATACGTCGGTGAAAAGCTGAATGGCAATTCATTTATCATTCAGACCCTTAAAGATGTTGACCGAAATAAAGAGAGCGGGGTCTTCTATTACACCTACGGTAAGATGTATACTTTGGAAGATGCCGTCAAAACTCAAAAAGATTTAGAAGCTAAGGGAATTAAAAATACTGTCATTCAGAAAGTTTATAAATAA